The following are encoded together in the Pseudodesulfovibrio indicus genome:
- a CDS encoding flavodoxin family protein: MKVMAFNGSPRKNWNTATLLEHALEGAREAGAEVELVHLYPLDFKGCASCFACKRIGREEIGVCALKDELRPVLERVRAADALLLGTPVYYGCESACTRAFIERLQFPYLNYADYSKPHFPRKIATGLVYTMNVPEGLLERLGYPASFERTRANLARHFGSCELLLATNTSQYDDYDKYEAGFDKQDKARHRETQFPEDCRRARELGARLAQGYRP; the protein is encoded by the coding sequence ATGAAAGTGATGGCCTTTAACGGCAGCCCGAGGAAGAACTGGAACACGGCCACCCTGCTGGAGCACGCCCTGGAGGGCGCGCGGGAGGCAGGGGCCGAGGTGGAGCTTGTCCACCTGTACCCCCTGGACTTCAAGGGGTGCGCCAGCTGTTTCGCCTGCAAGCGGATCGGCCGCGAGGAGATCGGGGTGTGCGCCCTGAAGGACGAGCTGCGGCCGGTGCTGGAGCGGGTGCGCGCGGCGGACGCGCTGCTCCTCGGCACGCCGGTGTACTACGGCTGCGAGTCGGCCTGCACGCGCGCCTTCATCGAGCGGCTCCAGTTCCCGTACCTGAACTACGCGGACTATTCCAAGCCGCACTTCCCGCGCAAGATCGCGACCGGGCTGGTCTACACCATGAACGTGCCGGAGGGGCTGCTGGAGCGACTGGGCTACCCGGCGTCGTTCGAGCGCACGCGGGCCAACCTGGCGCGCCATTTCGGCTCCTGCGAGCTGCTGCTGGCCACGAACACCAGCCAGTACGACGACTACGACAAGTACGAGGCGGGCTTCGACAAGCAGGACAAGGCACGCCATCGCGAGACCCAGTTCCCGGAGGACTGCCGCCGTGCCAGGGAGCTCGGCGCGCGCCTCGCCCAGGGCTACCGACCGTAA
- a CDS encoding Hpt domain-containing protein, translating into MPRIPVTVDPELEPIMARYLDLRRQELIALKAALDKEDYDSVIEFGHTLKGNGSSYGFPRLSELGRELEGAGAARDRDAAIELAGEVGYFLDNVDITFG; encoded by the coding sequence ATGCCGAGGATTCCCGTCACCGTCGACCCTGAACTGGAGCCGATCATGGCCCGGTACCTGGATCTCCGGCGCCAGGAGTTGATCGCCCTGAAGGCTGCCCTGGACAAGGAGGATTACGATAGCGTGATCGAGTTCGGACATACCCTCAAGGGCAACGGCAGCTCCTATGGGTTCCCCCGGCTGAGCGAGCTGGGCAGGGAGCTGGAGGGTGCCGGAGCCGCTCGGGACCGCGACGCGGCCATCGAGCTGGCCGGGGAAGTCGGCTATTTCCTTGACAACGTGGACATCACCTTCGGGTAA
- the atpD gene encoding F0F1 ATP synthase subunit beta, giving the protein MANIGKIVQVIGAVVDVEFAEGNLPNILSALEIKNPNNTDAPILICEVAQHLGNNVVRTIAMDATEGLVRGMEATDQESPITVPVGKGSLGRIMNVVGEPADEMGPVPCEKRLPIHREAPGFTEQSTKVELLETGIKVVDLLIPFPKGGKMGLFGGAGVGKTVILMEMINNIAKQHGGISVFAGVGERTREGNDLYHEMKDAGVLEKAALVYGQMNEPPGARARVALTALTCAEYFRDEEGQDVLLFVDNIFRFTQAGAEVSALLGRMPSAVGYQPTLGTDLGKLQERITSTNKGSITSVQAVYVPADDLTDPAPATTFAHLDGTLVLSRQIAELGIYPAVDPLDSTSRILSPDVLGIEHYTTAREVQSVLQKYKDLQDIIAILGMDELSDEDKLTVARARRVQRFLSQPFHVAEAFTGVPGVYVKTEDTVKAFRDILDGKYDDLPEQSFYMCGPIEEAIEKAKQ; this is encoded by the coding sequence ATGGCTAATATTGGTAAAATCGTTCAGGTAATCGGCGCCGTTGTCGACGTCGAATTTGCCGAAGGGAATCTTCCCAACATTCTGTCTGCGTTGGAGATTAAAAACCCCAACAACACGGACGCGCCGATCCTGATCTGCGAAGTGGCCCAGCATCTGGGCAACAACGTGGTCCGGACCATCGCCATGGACGCCACCGAAGGTCTCGTCCGCGGCATGGAGGCCACTGACCAGGAATCTCCCATCACCGTTCCTGTCGGCAAGGGTTCCCTTGGCCGCATCATGAACGTCGTCGGCGAGCCCGCTGACGAAATGGGCCCGGTTCCCTGCGAAAAGCGTCTGCCCATTCACCGTGAGGCGCCCGGCTTCACCGAGCAGTCCACCAAGGTTGAGCTGCTCGAAACCGGCATCAAGGTCGTTGACCTGCTCATCCCGTTCCCCAAGGGCGGCAAGATGGGCCTGTTCGGCGGCGCCGGTGTCGGCAAGACGGTTATTCTCATGGAGATGATCAACAACATCGCCAAGCAGCACGGCGGCATCTCCGTGTTCGCGGGCGTCGGTGAGCGTACCCGTGAGGGCAACGACCTCTACCACGAAATGAAGGACGCCGGCGTTCTGGAGAAAGCCGCCCTGGTCTACGGCCAGATGAACGAGCCTCCGGGAGCCCGTGCCCGCGTCGCCCTGACCGCCCTGACCTGTGCGGAATACTTCCGTGACGAAGAAGGCCAGGACGTGCTGCTGTTCGTCGACAACATCTTCCGCTTCACCCAGGCGGGTGCAGAGGTGTCCGCACTTCTGGGCCGCATGCCCTCCGCGGTTGGCTACCAGCCGACCCTGGGTACCGACCTTGGTAAGCTGCAGGAGCGCATCACCTCCACCAACAAGGGTTCGATCACCTCGGTCCAGGCCGTTTACGTCCCCGCCGATGACTTGACCGACCCCGCGCCGGCCACCACCTTCGCGCACCTTGACGGTACCCTGGTTCTGTCCCGTCAGATCGCCGAGCTGGGCATCTACCCCGCGGTTGACCCGCTGGACTCCACCTCCCGCATCCTCTCCCCGGATGTCCTGGGTATCGAGCACTACACCACCGCTCGTGAAGTCCAGTCCGTGCTCCAGAAGTACAAGGATCTGCAGGACATCATCGCCATTCTCGGTATGGACGAACTGTCCGACGAGGACAAGCTGACCGTTGCCCGCGCCCGTCGCGTCCAGCGCTTCCTGTCCCAGCCGTTCCACGTCGCCGAGGCCTTCACCGGCGTTCCCGGCGTGTACGTCAAGACCGAGGACACCGTTAAGGCGTTCCGCGACATCCTGGACGGCAAGTACGACGATCTGCCCGAGCAGTCCTTCTACATGTGCGGCCCCATCGAGGAAGCCATCGAAAAAGCCAAGCAGTAA
- a CDS encoding glycosyltransferase, whose protein sequence is MRILMLAINDPAGTAIQFCKALNRHTEHKARLVTLETRYNHAWEKDLHVPDLGPDGIEEISILMREADVFHFHMTCDEHQSFGGLEPADFLKGKAVVHHHHGHHDFRSNPGSFADKYRERGRRNLLVSTPDLLRLLPGARWQPNLVPIDDPLLQPLWGRYDDPGQLQVCHSPTRKDLKNTAEFLAAVKVVNKRTAYLSVDLIDDVSNDECLARKRRCHVLFDHMQGYYGVSSLEGLSQGLAVIAGLDEWCRERVAEFAGTSELPWLTATNQAELIDLLRSLALDRPRCEAAGLAGRRFMEECWSDRKAVRQLSDFYANLR, encoded by the coding sequence ATGCGCATTCTCATGCTCGCCATAAATGATCCGGCCGGGACCGCCATCCAGTTCTGCAAGGCGCTGAACCGGCATACGGAACACAAGGCCCGGCTGGTCACCCTGGAGACCAGGTACAACCACGCCTGGGAAAAGGACCTCCATGTCCCGGACCTCGGCCCGGACGGCATAGAGGAGATATCCATCCTCATGCGCGAGGCCGACGTCTTCCATTTCCACATGACCTGCGACGAACACCAGTCCTTCGGCGGACTCGAGCCCGCGGACTTTCTCAAGGGTAAGGCGGTGGTCCACCATCACCACGGCCACCACGACTTCCGCTCCAACCCCGGCTCGTTCGCGGACAAGTACCGCGAGCGCGGACGCAGGAATCTCCTGGTTTCCACCCCGGACCTGCTCCGCCTCCTGCCCGGGGCCCGGTGGCAGCCCAATCTGGTGCCCATCGACGACCCGCTGCTCCAGCCCTTGTGGGGCCGCTACGACGACCCCGGCCAGCTCCAGGTCTGCCACTCCCCCACCCGAAAGGACCTCAAGAACACCGCCGAATTCCTGGCTGCGGTCAAGGTCGTGAACAAGCGCACGGCGTATCTCTCCGTGGACCTCATCGACGACGTGTCCAACGACGAGTGCCTGGCGCGCAAACGGCGCTGCCACGTGCTTTTCGACCACATGCAGGGGTACTACGGCGTGTCCAGCCTCGAGGGGCTGTCCCAGGGATTGGCGGTCATCGCCGGTCTGGACGAATGGTGCCGCGAGCGGGTGGCCGAGTTCGCCGGGACCAGTGAACTGCCCTGGCTTACGGCCACCAACCAGGCGGAACTCATCGACCTGCTGCGCTCCCTGGCCCTGGACCGGCCGCGTTGCGAAGCGGCCGGGTTGGCCGGACGGCGCTTCATGGAGGAGTGCTGGTCCGACCGGAAAGCCGTCCGGCAACTGTCCGATTTCTACGCCAACCTCAGGTAG
- a CDS encoding chemotaxis protein CheD translates to MSGIGSGLPKVFLQTGDCFIGVQPTMVTTVLGSCLAVTIHAPKMGIGTICHAFLPDSSDGKHPHGREPQICRYVDTALQNMLETMDKIGVPRRELVIKMFGGGQGVAVNNIEPSSSYNIGRRNIEMAKKLLKFARLDIQAQDVGGVQGRKLMFNTHSGEIWLKKLNKAQLENSANSGSRGSRF, encoded by the coding sequence ATGAGCGGAATCGGTTCCGGACTTCCCAAGGTCTTTCTACAGACAGGCGACTGTTTCATCGGCGTACAGCCCACCATGGTGACCACAGTCCTCGGCTCCTGCCTGGCGGTGACCATACACGCCCCCAAGATGGGCATCGGGACCATCTGTCACGCGTTTCTTCCTGACAGCTCCGACGGCAAGCACCCCCACGGGCGCGAGCCGCAAATCTGCCGCTACGTGGACACCGCCCTGCAGAACATGCTGGAGACCATGGACAAGATCGGCGTGCCGCGCCGCGAGCTGGTCATCAAGATGTTCGGCGGCGGCCAGGGCGTGGCGGTGAACAATATCGAGCCGTCCAGCTCCTACAACATCGGCAGGCGGAACATAGAGATGGCCAAGAAGCTGCTCAAGTTCGCCCGGCTGGACATCCAGGCCCAGGACGTGGGCGGGGTCCAGGGGCGCAAGCTGATGTTCAACACCCACTCGGGCGAGATCTGGCTCAAGAAGCTGAACAAGGCGCAGCTGGAGAACTCCGCGAACTCGGGCTCGCGCGGCAGCAGGTTCTGA
- a CDS encoding MFS transporter produces the protein MTDDFKKRKMYLFLLVLVICSGAAFQGWRTLLNNFAVEVAGLNGLDMGVVQSVREIPGFLALLAIYMILFISEHRLAALSVAVLGLGVGLTGLLPSLPGLVFTTLLMSFGFHYYETMNQSLTLQYFSHTQAPVVMGRLRSVNALTNVTVGGAIYFLARVLGYTEMFALLGGVAVAAGLWCLTLDPSSKDLPPQVKKMTFRKRYWLYYALTFLSGARRQIFVAFAVYLLVSKFGYSIEQVTALFVANNVINYFANPIIGRSINRFGERAVLTVEYTSLTVIFLGYALTESAVLAGALYILDNIVFNFAIGIKTFYQKIADPKDIASGMAVGFTINHIAAVVVPVSGGLIWLADYRLVFLVAAALSLVSLSLSQLIPGQLRTNGPKT, from the coding sequence ATGACGGACGACTTCAAGAAACGAAAGATGTACCTGTTCCTGCTGGTGCTGGTCATCTGTTCCGGCGCCGCCTTCCAGGGCTGGCGCACCCTGCTCAACAATTTCGCGGTGGAAGTGGCCGGGCTGAACGGCCTGGACATGGGCGTGGTCCAGTCCGTGCGCGAGATCCCCGGCTTCCTGGCCCTGCTGGCCATCTACATGATCCTGTTCATCAGCGAGCACCGGCTGGCCGCCCTGTCCGTGGCCGTCCTCGGCCTGGGCGTGGGGCTGACCGGGCTCCTGCCCTCCCTTCCCGGCCTGGTCTTCACCACCCTGCTCATGAGTTTCGGCTTTCACTACTACGAGACCATGAACCAGTCGCTGACCCTGCAGTACTTCAGCCACACCCAGGCCCCGGTGGTCATGGGCAGGCTGCGAAGCGTCAACGCCCTGACCAACGTCACCGTGGGCGGGGCCATCTACTTCCTGGCCCGGGTGCTGGGCTACACCGAGATGTTCGCGCTGCTGGGCGGCGTGGCCGTGGCCGCCGGACTGTGGTGCCTGACCCTCGACCCGTCGAGCAAGGACCTGCCGCCCCAGGTCAAGAAGATGACCTTCCGCAAGCGGTACTGGCTCTACTACGCCCTGACCTTCCTCTCCGGCGCGCGGCGGCAGATATTCGTGGCCTTCGCCGTGTATCTGCTGGTCTCCAAGTTCGGCTACTCCATCGAGCAGGTCACCGCGCTGTTCGTGGCCAACAACGTCATCAACTACTTCGCCAACCCGATCATCGGGCGGTCCATCAACCGGTTCGGCGAGCGCGCCGTGCTGACCGTGGAGTACACCTCCCTGACCGTGATCTTCCTGGGCTACGCCCTGACCGAGAGCGCGGTACTGGCCGGAGCGCTCTATATCCTGGACAACATCGTCTTCAACTTCGCCATCGGGATCAAGACCTTCTACCAGAAGATCGCGGACCCCAAGGACATCGCCTCGGGCATGGCCGTGGGGTTCACCATCAACCACATCGCCGCCGTGGTCGTCCCGGTCTCCGGCGGGCTCATCTGGCTTGCGGACTACCGGCTGGTCTTCTTGGTGGCCGCGGCCCTGTCCCTGGTCTCCCTGAGCCTGTCACAGCTCATTCCAGGCCAGCTGCGCACGAATGGTCCCAAGACATAA
- the pstB gene encoding phosphate ABC transporter ATP-binding protein PstB: MTTSIKVASTNLDFHYGDFKALEDISINFESNRVTALIGPSGCGKSTYLRCINRMNDLIPGTRVDGKMTLDGQDIYAPGLDVVSLRRRIGMVFQKPNPFPKTIFENVAYGLRVNGVKDKQFLEQKVEESLLGAALWDEVKDRLHTSALGLSGGQQQRLCIARALAVEPEVLLMDEPASALDPIATQKIEDLIHELKKEFTIIIVTHSMQQAARVSDRTAFFYMGKLIEVDDTKTMFTNPANKQTEDYITGRFG; encoded by the coding sequence ATGACGACCTCCATAAAGGTGGCTTCCACCAACCTTGATTTCCACTACGGCGATTTCAAGGCGCTGGAAGACATCAGCATCAATTTCGAATCCAACAGGGTCACCGCCCTCATCGGGCCGTCCGGTTGCGGCAAGTCCACCTATCTGCGCTGCATCAACCGCATGAACGACCTCATCCCCGGCACCCGCGTGGACGGCAAGATGACCCTGGACGGACAGGACATCTATGCTCCCGGCCTGGACGTGGTCTCGCTGCGCCGACGCATCGGCATGGTCTTCCAGAAACCCAACCCGTTCCCCAAGACCATCTTCGAGAACGTGGCCTACGGCCTGCGCGTCAACGGCGTGAAGGACAAGCAGTTCCTGGAGCAGAAGGTCGAGGAAAGCCTGCTGGGCGCGGCCCTCTGGGACGAGGTCAAGGACCGGCTGCACACCTCCGCCCTGGGCCTCTCCGGCGGCCAGCAGCAGCGGCTGTGCATCGCCCGCGCCCTGGCCGTGGAACCCGAGGTCCTGCTCATGGACGAACCGGCCTCCGCGCTGGACCCCATCGCCACCCAGAAGATCGAGGACCTGATCCACGAACTCAAGAAGGAGTTCACGATCATCATCGTCACCCACTCCATGCAGCAGGCCGCCCGAGTCTCCGACCGAACCGCCTTCTTCTACATGGGCAAGCTCATAGAGGTGGACGACACCAAGACCATGTTCACCAACCCGGCCAACAAGCAGACGGAAGATTACATCACGGGTCGTTTCGGTTAA
- a CDS encoding AMIN domain-containing protein, with protein MSKTFRQWVLLLAVCAAAGLSVFPPAARGADEPRSQVRMTVDFTVLPVVLPDGSESPAMPAQPESAEESADNGQEADVPVAPEPAPEAQAAPETEAAPAIQPAPEPAPAGPGQILSVSLEETGAGPRLAIATDREVADTSYFNLDDPKRLVVDLKGQWNHKGSSVIRSDGPTVLHVVMGEHPDRFRLVIYFRTPPEGALEPTITRSENELIVAVPLP; from the coding sequence ATGTCGAAGACGTTCAGGCAATGGGTCCTTTTACTGGCGGTCTGCGCCGCGGCCGGGCTGTCCGTGTTTCCCCCTGCGGCCAGGGGGGCGGACGAGCCGCGCAGCCAGGTGCGCATGACCGTGGATTTCACGGTCTTGCCCGTTGTCCTGCCGGACGGCAGCGAGTCCCCGGCCATGCCCGCGCAGCCGGAATCCGCCGAGGAGAGCGCGGATAACGGGCAGGAAGCCGACGTGCCCGTTGCCCCCGAACCCGCGCCCGAAGCCCAAGCCGCGCCCGAAACCGAAGCAGCTCCCGCCATCCAACCCGCCCCCGAACCCGCGCCCGCAGGTCCCGGCCAGATTCTCTCGGTCTCCCTGGAGGAGACCGGCGCCGGTCCCAGGCTCGCCATCGCCACGGACCGCGAGGTGGCGGACACCTCCTATTTCAACCTCGACGACCCCAAGCGGCTGGTGGTGGACCTCAAAGGCCAATGGAACCACAAGGGGAGCAGCGTGATCCGCTCCGACGGGCCGACCGTGCTGCACGTGGTCATGGGCGAACACCCGGACCGATTCCGGCTGGTCATATACTTCCGCACCCCGCCCGAAGGCGCGCTGGAACCGACCATCACCCGATCGGAAAACGAACTGATCGTGGCCGTGCCGCTGCCATGA
- a CDS encoding ArsR/SmtB family transcription factor has protein sequence MSNPQTKGGQAASDEELKGMARMFKALSNPHRLRIYRELASCVSGSVTRSPEEFKNCQRGFAERLGLAPSTVSHHFKELRAAGLIHMKREARTVSFWVDREAALMLSHLFNR, from the coding sequence ATGTCGAATCCACAAACCAAAGGCGGGCAGGCCGCGAGCGACGAAGAGCTCAAGGGCATGGCCCGGATGTTCAAGGCGCTGTCCAATCCCCATCGGCTGCGCATCTACCGCGAGCTGGCCTCCTGCGTGAGCGGGTCCGTGACCAGGTCGCCGGAGGAGTTCAAGAACTGCCAGCGGGGCTTTGCCGAGCGACTGGGGCTGGCCCCTTCCACGGTGTCGCACCATTTCAAGGAGTTGCGCGCCGCCGGGTTGATCCACATGAAGCGCGAGGCGCGTACCGTGTCCTTCTGGGTGGACCGCGAGGCGGCCCTGATGCTGTCCCACCTGTTCAACAGGTAG
- a CDS encoding M48 family metallopeptidase → MKEFAGLPLTVRANPRARRVLVKLVPGRGLEVVTPRGFDPAQVPAILEDKRGWVERTRDRLLAAGTDLSGALPELPDVIHFRAADRTVQVDCVDRPGRVRVLENAARLQVSGPMEDRAAILDGMRAYTVRKAREILLPWLERASRATGLAYSALRVRRQKTRWGSCSARGTISLNAKLLFLPPELVDHLLLHELCHTKHLNHSKAYWACVASFQPDFERLEREVSRGGRYVPAWFR, encoded by the coding sequence GTGAAGGAGTTCGCCGGGCTGCCCCTGACCGTCAGGGCCAACCCGCGCGCCCGCAGGGTCCTGGTCAAGCTGGTCCCCGGCCGGGGGCTGGAGGTGGTCACGCCCAGAGGGTTCGACCCGGCACAGGTCCCCGCCATCCTGGAGGACAAGCGGGGTTGGGTCGAGCGCACCCGCGACCGGCTGCTGGCCGCCGGGACCGATCTCTCCGGCGCATTGCCCGAGCTGCCCGACGTCATCCATTTTCGCGCCGCGGACCGCACGGTCCAGGTGGACTGCGTGGACCGGCCGGGCCGGGTGCGGGTCCTGGAAAACGCGGCCCGGCTCCAGGTGAGCGGGCCGATGGAGGACCGCGCAGCCATCCTGGACGGAATGCGCGCGTACACGGTGCGCAAGGCGCGCGAGATTCTGCTGCCCTGGCTGGAGCGGGCGAGCCGTGCGACCGGCCTCGCCTACTCGGCCCTGCGCGTGCGGAGGCAGAAGACCCGCTGGGGGAGCTGCTCGGCCCGGGGGACCATCTCCCTCAACGCCAAGCTCCTGTTCCTGCCCCCGGAGCTGGTGGACCACCTGCTGCTGCATGAGCTCTGCCACACCAAACACCTCAATCACTCCAAGGCGTACTGGGCGTGCGTGGCCTCCTTCCAACCGGATTTCGAGCGGCTGGAACGCGAGGTCAGCCGGGGCGGCCGATACGTTCCCGCCTGGTTCCGCTGA
- a CDS encoding F0F1 ATP synthase subunit epsilon, which produces MATLKLEIVTPDRKVLSEDVEYVGAPGIMGEFGVLPNHVPFLSALGIGNLHYKQDGKAHYVFVSGGFAEVSNNQVTVLAEVAEKATEIDVDRASKAKERAEQRATAAKEKIESIRNQAALKRAISRINCKNSGKNAGTC; this is translated from the coding sequence ATGGCCACATTGAAGCTTGAAATTGTCACCCCCGATCGGAAAGTACTTTCCGAGGACGTGGAATACGTGGGAGCGCCCGGCATCATGGGCGAGTTCGGCGTACTGCCGAACCACGTGCCCTTCCTGTCCGCCCTGGGGATCGGCAATCTTCACTACAAACAAGACGGTAAGGCGCATTACGTCTTCGTCTCCGGTGGCTTCGCAGAAGTCAGCAACAACCAGGTCACCGTCCTGGCGGAAGTTGCCGAAAAGGCCACCGAGATCGATGTTGATCGCGCCTCGAAAGCCAAGGAACGCGCCGAACAGCGCGCCACCGCGGCCAAGGAGAAGATCGAGTCCATCCGCAACCAGGCAGCCCTGAAACGCGCCATCTCGCGTATCAACTGCAAGAACAGCGGAAAGAACGCCGGCACCTGCTAG
- the phoU gene encoding phosphate signaling complex protein PhoU: MEQRAHFSKKLEDLKVMVLRMAALSESAIHKAIRAYLENDADLAESVIVGDEVINEMEDEIDNFSLELLALDQPMAVDLRTIIGAQRITVNLERLGDEAVNLAHRAIFLSTRPPMPHNPKMEDLANTVKMMLSEALKAYVDEDVNLAGQVCRMDDKADDLTIAILRQMVSDMVAESRIVERGVHAIIGARHLERVGDLSTNVAETVVFVVEGTNMKHNCRG; the protein is encoded by the coding sequence ATGGAACAACGCGCACATTTTTCGAAAAAACTCGAAGATCTCAAGGTCATGGTTTTGCGTATGGCGGCTCTGTCCGAGTCCGCCATCCACAAGGCCATCCGGGCCTACCTCGAGAACGATGCCGACCTGGCGGAATCCGTCATCGTCGGCGACGAGGTGATCAACGAGATGGAAGACGAGATCGACAATTTCAGCCTTGAGCTGCTCGCCCTGGATCAGCCCATGGCCGTGGACCTGCGAACCATCATCGGCGCGCAGCGCATCACGGTGAACCTGGAGCGGCTCGGCGACGAGGCGGTGAACCTGGCCCACCGGGCCATCTTCCTGTCCACCCGGCCGCCCATGCCCCACAACCCGAAGATGGAAGACCTGGCCAACACCGTCAAGATGATGCTCTCCGAGGCCCTCAAGGCCTACGTGGACGAGGACGTCAACCTGGCCGGGCAGGTCTGCCGCATGGACGACAAGGCCGACGACCTGACCATCGCCATCCTGCGCCAGATGGTCTCCGACATGGTCGCCGAGTCCCGCATCGTGGAACGCGGCGTGCACGCCATCATCGGCGCGCGCCACCTGGAGCGGGTGGGCGACCTGTCCACCAACGTGGCCGAGACCGTGGTCTTCGTGGTTGAAGGCACGAACATGAAACACAACTGCCGGGGCTAA
- a CDS encoding DUF523 domain-containing protein — MKDAPIIVSACLAGIYCRYNGEVEPFAPVVDLIRAGRAIPFCPEAFGGLPTPRSPCEILGDRVVDADGVDRTTEFRRGAEEGLRLARLAGCTEAILKARSPSCGSGVIYDGTFTSARIPGDGVFAALLKDAGIRVRSEEELA, encoded by the coding sequence ATGAAAGACGCTCCCATCATCGTTTCCGCCTGTCTGGCGGGCATCTACTGCCGTTACAACGGCGAGGTCGAGCCGTTCGCGCCCGTGGTCGATCTGATCCGCGCCGGGCGCGCCATCCCGTTCTGTCCCGAGGCCTTCGGCGGGCTGCCCACTCCGCGCAGCCCGTGCGAGATCCTGGGCGACCGCGTGGTGGACGCCGACGGGGTCGACCGCACCACCGAGTTCCGTCGCGGGGCCGAAGAGGGACTCCGTCTTGCGCGTCTTGCGGGCTGCACCGAGGCGATCCTCAAGGCGCGCTCCCCGTCCTGCGGCTCCGGCGTGATCTACGACGGCACCTTCACCTCCGCCCGCATCCCCGGCGACGGCGTGTTTGCCGCGCTGCTCAAGGACGCGGGCATCCGGGTGCGCTCCGAAGAGGAGCTGGCGTGA
- a CDS encoding glycosyltransferase family 9 protein, producing MQAYKKIGVWQTAFLGDAVLTLPLLRALKDRFPEAEIHFFVRAGVESVFEGQPEIAKVRPFAKRGREKSLNAAVRLGWEIGREGFDLWVSAHTSLRSALVAGATSIGRRIGYSRPWFNRFAYTETVDRRFDELAEIERLMELARPLGIDGPAPRAELVLPEAAREAADLFWAESGFSGPVLGVHPGSTWPTKCWPVEYFSDIVRRAVEAGAHVLVFGGPGEEPVAQAVIDGALADPSRVTDLSGRLTLPQLAAYLRRLDAYLTNDSGPMHLAWTQDVPLVALFGPTVKGLGFFPRGENSVVMETDVDCRPCGLHGPKKCPKTHFRCMRELTPDRVWDALRSKLGL from the coding sequence ATGCAGGCATACAAGAAAATCGGCGTCTGGCAGACCGCGTTTCTCGGCGACGCGGTCCTGACCCTGCCCCTGTTGCGCGCGCTCAAGGACCGGTTCCCGGAGGCGGAGATCCACTTCTTCGTCCGGGCCGGGGTGGAGTCCGTGTTCGAGGGCCAGCCGGAGATCGCCAAGGTCCGCCCGTTCGCCAAGCGCGGCAGGGAGAAGTCCCTGAACGCGGCGGTGCGGCTGGGCTGGGAGATCGGGCGCGAAGGGTTCGACCTTTGGGTGTCGGCTCATACCAGCCTGCGCTCGGCCCTGGTCGCGGGCGCGACCTCCATCGGGCGGCGCATCGGGTATTCCAGGCCGTGGTTCAACCGATTCGCCTACACCGAGACCGTGGACCGGCGGTTCGACGAGCTGGCCGAAATCGAGCGGCTCATGGAGCTGGCCCGGCCGCTCGGCATCGACGGCCCGGCCCCTAGGGCGGAGCTGGTCCTGCCGGAGGCCGCGCGCGAGGCGGCGGATCTGTTCTGGGCCGAGTCCGGATTCAGCGGACCGGTGCTCGGCGTGCATCCCGGCTCCACCTGGCCCACCAAGTGCTGGCCCGTGGAATATTTCAGCGACATCGTCCGGCGGGCGGTGGAGGCGGGCGCGCACGTGCTGGTCTTCGGCGGGCCGGGCGAGGAGCCCGTGGCCCAGGCGGTCATCGACGGCGCCCTGGCCGACCCGTCGCGGGTGACCGACCTTTCGGGCAGGCTGACCCTGCCGCAGCTCGCCGCCTACCTGCGCAGGCTCGACGCGTACCTGACCAACGACTCCGGCCCCATGCACCTTGCGTGGACCCAGGACGTCCCCCTGGTGGCCCTGTTCGGCCCCACGGTGAAGGGGCTCGGGTTCTTCCCGCGCGGGGAGAACTCGGTGGTCATGGAGACCGACGTGGACTGCCGTCCCTGCGGTCTGCACGGACCGAAGAAATGCCCCAAGACCCATTTCCGGTGCATGCGCGAGCTGACCCCTGACCGGGTCTGGGACGCGCTCCGGTCCAAGCTCGGGTTGTAG